One segment of Belonocnema kinseyi isolate 2016_QV_RU_SX_M_011 chromosome 7, B_treatae_v1, whole genome shotgun sequence DNA contains the following:
- the LOC117177264 gene encoding LIM domain-containing protein PLIM2c-like, translating into MPGVCSRCLREVYFAEQKLALGKVWHTFCFTCRNCRKLLDSCTIATHSREVYCRNCYSQLFSESSCSVLSVSTHGNQEIITKRKNRETLPLKDSSSDYSSDFGSCYCCENSLSSNKEDIPNLRACPLEKPRFRGGGEHEEKFHLEGISKCCERENANLGVLGSLITYGISQKKSSNVGHWINRNQSASERFSFIFKYPKIR; encoded by the exons atgccCGGAGTGTGTTCGCGTTGCCTTCGCGAGGTTTACTTCGCTGAACAAAAATTAGCCCTAGGAAAAGTTTGGCACACCTTTTGTTTTACCTGTC GAAATTGCCGAAAATTGCTGGACAGCTGCACAATAGCTACTCACTCTAGAGAAGTTTATTGCCGAAATTGTTACTcgcaacttttttctgaaagttcCTGTTCCGTATTATCGGTTTCAACACATGGAAATCAAGAAatcattacaaaaagaaaaaatagagaaactCTACCTTTAAAAGATTCGAGTTCAGATTATTCTTCGGATTTTGGCAGCTGCTATTGCTGCGAAAATTCACTTTCAAGTAACAAAGAAGATATTCCAAATTTGAGAGCTTGTCCATTGGAAAAGCCTAGATTTAGGGGAGGTGGAGaacacgaagaaaaatttcatttagaagGGATAAGTAAATGCTGCGAAAGAGAAAATGCGAATCTTGGTGTTCTCGGTTCCCTAATAACTTACGGCATTTCGCAGAAAAAATCGTCAAATGTTGGTCATTGGATCAATCGTAACCAATCTGCGTcagaaagattttcatttatatttaaatatccaaaaattagataa
- the LOC117176931 gene encoding E3 ubiquitin-protein ligase Hakai isoform X1, with amino-acid sequence MFMEENGSKRMRGRTRGRARGRARGRAGRGRSKKAVKQVIESDEEETVQQPPEETPMEASVPEPEKQQQQQQQSEPLHDPQEIHPPVSEPQFDLEADISQLEAPTFTTINRGPPEPMLRLRWDHRVNLIGEKVLNPMIHCCDKCLKPILIYGRMIPCKHVFCLSCAKREDKVCPRCLDKVSRVEQTGLGTVFMCTHGGTRYGNAGCRRTYLSQRDLQAHINHRHISAPQQSVQGMQVDQSQYAHSKSEMESQLSKVSPVALQNSRMKSAHMVQPIMGNDPRVNSLVTQQPVDHRQQHRSQSMMSMQSYSQNSAPPPPNNPPMRTNLITVPIQDTPPVNTHEIHSQQSHHYYNPPPAQVAYGNYNVPPPVSQNQQYYSQHQQGPYVQSSQQQYVSTTPTSIRPSPSGYMQDTQYGPPQQQQQQPPPQPQWTQHQQQFYR; translated from the exons ATGT TTATGGAAGAGAATGGCAGCAAAAGAATGAGAGGCAGAACTCGAGGAAGAGCCCGAGGTCGAGCTCGCGGGCGAGCAGGAAGGGGTCGTTCCAAAAAAGCGGTCAAG CAAGTAATCGAGAGCGATGAAGAAGAAACTGTTCAGCAACCTCCGGAGGAGACACCTATGGAGGCAAGCGTCCCAGAACCAGAAAAACAGCAACAACAGCAGCAACAGTCAGAGCCACTACATGATCCGCAAGAAATTCACCCACCAGTTTCGGAACCGCAATTCGATTTGGAAGCTGATATTTCCCAACTGGAGGCACCAACCTTCACTACGATTAACAGAGGTCCTCCAGAACCGATGCTACGATTGCGTTGGGATCATCGAGTTAACCTAATCGGAGAAAAAGTCCTCAACCCTATGATTCACTGCTGCGACAAATGCCTCAAACCAATTCTCATCTATGGCCGCATG ATTCCCTGCAAACACGTCTTTTGCCTATCTTGTGCGAAGAGAGAAGACAAAGTATGCCCTCGGTGTCTAGACAAAGTGTCCAGGGTTGAGCAAACAGGCTTAGGAACTGTTTTTATGTGTACTCACGGGGGTACCAGATACGGAAATGCAGGCTGCAGAAGAACGTACCTCAGCCAAAGGGATTTAcaa GCTCACATCAATCATCGTCATATATCAGCTCCACAACAATCTGTTCAGGGAATGCAAGTCGACCAATCCCAATACGCACACTCGAAATCAGAAATGGAGTCTCAGTTATCAAAAGTCTCGCCAGTCGCTTTACAAAACAGTCGCATGAAGTCAGCTCATATGGTTCAACCTATAATGGGAAACGATCCCAGAGTGAATTCTCTCGTGACTCAGCAACCTGTGGACCACAGACAACAGCACAGATCTCAGTCAATGATGTCCATGCAAAGTTATTCTCAAAATTCCGCACCTCCTCCACCCAATAATCCCCCTATGAGGACTAACTTGATCACCGTCCCTATTCAAGACACACCTCCTGTAAACACTCATGAGATTCATTCTCAGCAAAGTCACCATTATTATAACCCTCCTCCCGCTCAAGTGGCCTATGGGAATTACAATGTCCCTCCGCCAGTGTCGCAGAATCAACAATACTACTCCCAACATCAACAAGGCCCCTACGTTCAATCTTCGCAGCAACAGTATGTTTCGACGACACCCACTTCGATCAGACCTTCACCTTCTGGGTACATGCAGGATACTCAGTATGGACCTCCTCAACAACAACAGCAACAGCCTCCTCCTCAACCTCAGTGGACGCAGCATCAACAACAGTTTTATAGATAA
- the LOC117176772 gene encoding transmembrane protein 115 produces MATVKGLGRNIPYLRQQFAALLGNTSTSVKFICIVVLFSYCLSYSQEAVKALSVTPGYLLPPAFWIWTAFTFCFLEIHFWEVCVDIVTVGLCGKLIEPLWGAMEMMTFFAIVNFGVAVLSALFYLFLYMCTNNTDLLFDIHIHGLTGYIAGVSVAVKQIMPDHIIIKTPIGKITNRNIPLMVWIVSLFVWLLGLLEGTHPTMFLSGLLISWTYLRFYQRHNNGTRGDMADNFTFASFFPNVLQPPIAVVSNTIHGFFVRIGLCKKVVRRFDMSNAPPGLVINLPGIDPHDSERRRQIALKALSERLSKDHAKPWQQDRSKKHSPVPPAVSVQIPEPVTLKPLPSPLIPQINVNIHSQPSTNT; encoded by the exons ATGGCAACGGTCAAAGGACTTGGAAGGAATATACCTTACTTGAGACAACAATTTGCAGCACTCTTAGGAAACACCAGCACCAGTGTCAAGTTTATCTGCATAGTAGTTCTTTTTTCATATTGCCTTTCCTACTCCCAGGAGGCTGTGAAAGCCCTCAGTGTCACTCCAGGTTACCTGCTGCCTCCTGCATTTTGGATATGGACAGCCTTCACCTTTTGTTTTCTTGAGATACATTTTTGGGAAGTGTGTGTGGACATTGTCACTGTGGGATTATGTGGCAAACTGATAGAACCACTCTGGGGTGCCATGGAGATGATGACCTTCTTTGCTATCGTCAATTTTGGAGTTGCTGTCCTCTCTGCCTtgttttacttgtttttatacATGTGTACTAATAACACGGATCTGCTTTTCGATATTCATATCCATGGCCTCACGGGTTATATCGCAG GAGTCAGTGTCGCAGTGAAGCAAATAATGCCAGATCATATTATAATAAAGACTCCAATTGGAAAGATCACAAACAGAAATATTCCACTAATGGTGTGGATAGTCTCCTTATTCGTCTGGCTCTTGGGTTTGTTGGAAGGAACACATCCGACGATGTTTCTCAGTGGATTACTAATTTCCTGGACATATTTAAGATTTTATCAAAGGCACAATAATGGTACCCGAGGGGATATGGCCGATAATTTCACCTTTGCCAG tttctTCCCAAATGTTTTACAACCACCTATTGCAGTCGTTAGTAATACGATTCATGGCTTTTTCGTTCGTATTGGACTTTGTAAAAAAGTAGTTCGCAGGTTCGACATGTCCAATGCGCCACCAGGTTTAGTTATAAATTTGCCTGGTATTGATCCTCATGATAGTGAAAGACGaag ACAAATAGCTTTAAAAGCATTGAGTGAAAGGCTGAGCAAGGATCATGCGAAACCCTGGCAACAAGACAGAAGTAAAAAACATTCTCCTGTTCCTCCCGCAGTGTCTGTACAGATTCCCGAACCCGTTACGCTTAAGCCTCTCCCATCGCCTCTAATTCCGCAAATTAATGTAAACATTCATAGTCAACCTTCAACGAATACGTGA
- the LOC117176931 gene encoding E3 ubiquitin-protein ligase Hakai isoform X2, which yields MEENGSKRMRGRTRGRARGRARGRAGRGRSKKAVKQVIESDEEETVQQPPEETPMEASVPEPEKQQQQQQQSEPLHDPQEIHPPVSEPQFDLEADISQLEAPTFTTINRGPPEPMLRLRWDHRVNLIGEKVLNPMIHCCDKCLKPILIYGRMIPCKHVFCLSCAKREDKVCPRCLDKVSRVEQTGLGTVFMCTHGGTRYGNAGCRRTYLSQRDLQAHINHRHISAPQQSVQGMQVDQSQYAHSKSEMESQLSKVSPVALQNSRMKSAHMVQPIMGNDPRVNSLVTQQPVDHRQQHRSQSMMSMQSYSQNSAPPPPNNPPMRTNLITVPIQDTPPVNTHEIHSQQSHHYYNPPPAQVAYGNYNVPPPVSQNQQYYSQHQQGPYVQSSQQQYVSTTPTSIRPSPSGYMQDTQYGPPQQQQQQPPPQPQWTQHQQQFYR from the exons ATGGAAGAGAATGGCAGCAAAAGAATGAGAGGCAGAACTCGAGGAAGAGCCCGAGGTCGAGCTCGCGGGCGAGCAGGAAGGGGTCGTTCCAAAAAAGCGGTCAAG CAAGTAATCGAGAGCGATGAAGAAGAAACTGTTCAGCAACCTCCGGAGGAGACACCTATGGAGGCAAGCGTCCCAGAACCAGAAAAACAGCAACAACAGCAGCAACAGTCAGAGCCACTACATGATCCGCAAGAAATTCACCCACCAGTTTCGGAACCGCAATTCGATTTGGAAGCTGATATTTCCCAACTGGAGGCACCAACCTTCACTACGATTAACAGAGGTCCTCCAGAACCGATGCTACGATTGCGTTGGGATCATCGAGTTAACCTAATCGGAGAAAAAGTCCTCAACCCTATGATTCACTGCTGCGACAAATGCCTCAAACCAATTCTCATCTATGGCCGCATG ATTCCCTGCAAACACGTCTTTTGCCTATCTTGTGCGAAGAGAGAAGACAAAGTATGCCCTCGGTGTCTAGACAAAGTGTCCAGGGTTGAGCAAACAGGCTTAGGAACTGTTTTTATGTGTACTCACGGGGGTACCAGATACGGAAATGCAGGCTGCAGAAGAACGTACCTCAGCCAAAGGGATTTAcaa GCTCACATCAATCATCGTCATATATCAGCTCCACAACAATCTGTTCAGGGAATGCAAGTCGACCAATCCCAATACGCACACTCGAAATCAGAAATGGAGTCTCAGTTATCAAAAGTCTCGCCAGTCGCTTTACAAAACAGTCGCATGAAGTCAGCTCATATGGTTCAACCTATAATGGGAAACGATCCCAGAGTGAATTCTCTCGTGACTCAGCAACCTGTGGACCACAGACAACAGCACAGATCTCAGTCAATGATGTCCATGCAAAGTTATTCTCAAAATTCCGCACCTCCTCCACCCAATAATCCCCCTATGAGGACTAACTTGATCACCGTCCCTATTCAAGACACACCTCCTGTAAACACTCATGAGATTCATTCTCAGCAAAGTCACCATTATTATAACCCTCCTCCCGCTCAAGTGGCCTATGGGAATTACAATGTCCCTCCGCCAGTGTCGCAGAATCAACAATACTACTCCCAACATCAACAAGGCCCCTACGTTCAATCTTCGCAGCAACAGTATGTTTCGACGACACCCACTTCGATCAGACCTTCACCTTCTGGGTACATGCAGGATACTCAGTATGGACCTCCTCAACAACAACAGCAACAGCCTCCTCCTCAACCTCAGTGGACGCAGCATCAACAACAGTTTTATAGATAA